TAAGGCTTGAGCAGAGCGGAAAAATAAATATTACCTTCGGGAGAGAACCAGCCGCTCCCCGGCTTACCCCGGCCTCCGGTCTGATGGTCGGCAATAATTACCGTCCCTTCCCCCTCTCCACGCATAACAAGCCGCCGAGCCTCGTCGCTGGTCGAGTCGATCACCGGATAATGAACGATCTTTCTGCCGATGATCATGCTCAATTAAAAACGGTACATCAATCCGACCGCCGCCAGGTCTGACGCGTCGCCAAGCTGCATATCTTGATGGACCCGGTAAGCGGCATCAAGGTCGATATTCGGGGAAAGAGAATAGATGATCCCGCCTTCCGCGGTGAAACGGGCCAGGTCTCCCGTATATTTCAAGTCGCTCCCCACCCTGATGTCCCCCCGGCCAAAAAGCCTGGCATTTTCAGCCACCAGCTGGACCAGCTTGCCGCCGAAATTAACCGTCCCGTTCTCCAGCGGGCGGTTGAAATTATCATAGCCGGCAAAATCAAACCGATCTTCGACAAAAGCCGGACTGATGTATTCGGCGCCGATCTTGGCCGCCTGAACGGTAAAAACCGTTCCGGTATCCCAGGGATCGTTCAAAGAGACGCTCCCCGCGACCATCATTCTCTTTTTTTCGGTGCCGAACCCGACCGTCCCGCTGGCGGTGACTTTTTCACCAAACGGAGCGGTAACCGCGACCTTGGCCCTGGCCGTCCGGTCAGCAACAGAAAAAGATCCTGACGAGAGATAATCGCCGGTCAGCTCCAATTTAACAACATTAAGGTTGAAACCGACGGAGCCGGTCAACAGGCTGGAATTAACCTTGCCGGAAAAGTCTCCCTGGGGACGGGAGTAAAAACCACCTTTTATTTCCGCGCCATATAATTGAGTGATCGCCAAAACCCCGCTGTCCGGCCGGAGATAAGTAACCCCAATGTCGCTCGGAACGGAGCCGGTCGGATCGGCGATGTGCCGTTTTGGCCCCGGACCAAGGATCACCTTGACTTCGACAGGCTCCAATTTGATCCTTGATTCAACATCCATGAGCTCGGGGACCAGCTTTCCGCGGCCGGCCGCCCCGGTCCCGTCGTCATAGAAACCATAATCCATCGTATCAAGGTTGATCTTTATCCCGGCCCCCTCGCTAAACTCGCGGGAGGCGGTCACCATCAACCGGTAATTACCCAGGGTTCCCGGTTTCGCTCCTTTGGTCGCCAGGACATTCCCCGCTTCCCATCTGCTGGCATATTGGCCGGCAACTTCCATCTCGTCATTTGACTTTGGCCGCCGCTTAAGTTCAACGATCTGATCGCGGAGATCGCCCAATTTCTTTTCAAAATCCTTCCCCTCTAAAGAGTCGGCTATTTTCGACAAAAAAAGCGCGGTTTCGTAGCGGGTGATCGGTTGATCACCGCGGTAGGTCCCGTCTGGAAAGCCTTTGGTCACCCCAAGCCGGATCAGGTCGTAAACTGCCGAATAGGCCCAATGGTCTGCCGGCAGGTCTTTGATCTTAACCTCATCGGTTTGCCCCAGCGCGGCGCCGGTTAAAACAAATAAAAGCAACAAATTAATTATTAATTTAAACATAGCTATTTAACTTATTAACCGCGCAATTAATTGCGCGGTTAAATCCAGGATCATTTTAATATTTCTTTATCTTATCCAGCTCTTATTACCAATTTTTCAGTATAGACGCTTAAAAGACTGTTTTCAACCCTAATTGCGCGATCGAAGACGCAATCACCCCTCCGGCCAATCGATATTTCAATTCCAGCATGGAATATGCCGATAATTTATTCCCCAGGGTCAATTCCGCTATCTGATTGGATCCGGGGCCGACCTGGTCTCCGGCTAATAATAGATAATAATTGTTGAATTCATGCCAATAGCGGAAACCAAGCTCATACGCCCCGTCGCTTAAGGGGTGGCTGAAAGTATCGTAGATCGGATAATAGCCTTCTCCCCGATGCAGGCCGCCGATCTTTTGTCCGATCAGGGTCAGTTTGTTCCAGAGAGACAATTCTCCTTTGAAATACAAACCTTGATCAAAATCGGTCAGACGGCCAGCTCCGATAAGCAGTTCATAGCGCAGGTTGGCGGTCGGCGCGGCTCTAACGGTCAGGTCAAAATGAGCGGCTTTCCGCTCGCCGTTAACGAACAACCTGGGATTAATCCCCACCTTAAATCCGCGAAAGTTTTGCAAAAGCGGAAAAGAGAGCTCTTCTTCTGAGACCAGACCGGTCGGATCACTGCTCCTTGCCAGATATTCCACCCCAAAAGCGGTATTGCGGTAGCTGGTCGCGAGTTTAACCCCTCTTTTCAACCGTCGATAAACTGTTCCATTTTCTGATGGAAAAAGGGGATCACTTAAATGGACAACATCCCCCGGCCCGGAACTAACGGTCAAGGTCGACCCGTTGAATTTTATCCACCCTTCAACGGCCAGCAGCTCCCTCACCAGATCGCGCTGGGCATTGTTGAACCCGCTATCCATCGAATCAAAGCCGATCTTCAGTCCGGAACTTTCATCAAACTTCTGGTCCAGGTCCAAAGCCAGGCGGTAGCTGAACTGGCTATTGGAGGCTCCCCCAACCTGCCCCGATCTGACCTCACCGTCCATCATCCCTCTAAAAGAAAAGAGGTTTTCTTTTTTGGGAATTTTCAGCAAATTCACCTCGGCGCGGAGCTCGGCCAAAAGCTTTTCATGTTCGGCCTGGAGCTTGTCTTCGGCGGTCTCGAATTTGGTTAAAAAGGCCGCCCCCTCGTAGCGCGAAAGCGGTTTATGCCCCTGATAAGTATCGTCGGGAAATCCTTTGGTCACTCCAAGCTCAAGCAGCCGGGCAACCGCGCCATAAGCATAGTGCCCATAAGGGACATCTTTTAGCCGATAAACATCACCGTCGTCAGAAAAAGCAAAAACAGAAGGGACGGGCAACAACAAGAACGGGGAGAGCATCAGAAAAATAATTGTCAGTTTTTTTATCATCACAAATATTTAAATATCTCTTTCGCGATCCCCAGCGCCGCATCAGGTTTGCTGACCCGTTTAATGTTTTTTTTCATTGCCTCATATTCGCCGTTGGTCCTGATCCGATTGACCAGATCAACCACTTTTTTGGGGTCCTTGCTGACTTTGCCAACCTTTTCCTTGACGACATAATCAACATTCCCTTCTTCCTGCCCCGGCAGCCATGAAGTAATGATGATCGGCAGGTTTTTTGCCAGGGCTTCAGCGATCGTTCCCGGCCCTGCTTTGGTAATGATCAGGTCCGATCTTCCCATGACTTCAGGGACCTGGTCGGTAAAGCCAATCACCTCAAGCTCAAAGCTGAACCTGGCAGACTTTTTTTTCAGCTCTTCTTCCAGGCTTTTGTTGCGCCCGCAGATCGCGATCAGCCGCCCGTTAAAGCGGGCCCGGTCAAATTCTTTGATGATCTCCCCCATTTTGCCGGCACCTTCGCCCCCCCCCATTAATAAAATGGTAAACTTGTCCTCTTTGGTTCGTTTATTCTTCTGGGCCAGGAGAAATTTTGGGTCTATCGGCATGCCGATCACTTTAACTTTGTTCTCCGGCATGCCGTAGGTAATGGCATTCCGGCGCGCCTCTTTTGTCCCGACTATCACCAGATCGGTCTCCGGCTTGATCCAGGCCCGATGCAAAGTGACCGGATCGGTAATGACCACAACGAACGGGATCTTCAGCCCGCTCGCCCGGATCGCCTGAACGGTCAAATGATTGACCATGGGATGGACCGAAACGATCAGCTCCGGCCGGCGGACCACGATCAGCTTGGTCAGTTCTTTTAGAATGAAAGGCCGCGAGATCTTTTCCAGCTGGGCCAGCTTTTTCTGGTCGTCAAGCCAGTAATACAGCATCCCCCAAAGTTCCGGAGAATATTTAATGACCGGGGCATAGAGCCTGGCAAAAACATTGAGGAAGCCCGAGCACTGGGCAAACGCGTCGACCATTTCCTGGTTAAAACGGCCCGGCTTCAGCTGCTCAACCGCTTTGATTATGGCGTTGACGGCGGAACGGTGGCCTCCGCCGGTATCGGAAAAAAGATAGAGGACCTTCTTTTTCATGATCGGTCGCATTATAACATATAGCGACTTGTAATAATATCGCGGCCAATGTAAAATTCTTGCAAGCTCATAAACATGAAAATTAAAATTGAAAAGCTTCAAGCTTATATCGCCATTAAATGGGGATTGGTCCTGATCTCTTCTCCGGCGTTAATCTTCGGCTTATTGATCGGGGGAGTGTCGGCCGCAGAGTTCTTGTTCCTTTCCTTGCTGCTTATTTTAAGTTCCGCGATAAACTTCTACCTGTTTTATTTGGAGCGGAAGACCGACTTCTCCAGAAAAAGATTGTACGCGCCTGTGTTCTTTGATATTTTTCTGATCATTCTCGCGATCAATTACAGCGGGGGGATCGAAAGCGGCTGGCTCTATCTTCCGGCGGTCTTTATTTTGGTCGTCAGCATGATCTTTCCTCTTTATCAAAGCCTCGCTTACACTGCCTTTGCCTACCTGCTCTTGGTCGCCCTTTTTCTGGCGCAATATTTCAATGTTATGCCGCATCATGCGATGATCTCAGGCCTGCAGCTCCCCTGGCGCGCCCAAGGCTTTTTTGTCGACCGGTTGTCCAGTTATTTCGCTCTTTATTTTTTAACCGCTTTAGCCGGCAGCCTGCTGAACCGGCAGATCGAGAAAGGACTGCAGCAGGCAACCCTCTCCCAGACAGAATCGGAAAACTCCAGGCGGGCGCTGATGAACATCGCCAGCGACCTGAAAAGCGCCCAACAAGATCTGGAGTCCAGGGTTAAAGAACGGACCGCTTCGCTGGAAAAAATAAAAGCCGAGCTGGAACTCAAGGTCAGAGCCAGGACAGCCGACCTGGAAAACAGCCGAAAAGCGATCCTGCACATGATGAAAGACCTGAAAGAAGACATCAAAAAACTGCGAGAAGTCGACCAGATCAAAACCGAGTTCCTCTCCATGATCTCCCACGAACTGCGGACCCCCCTCACCCTGATCAAAGGATACGTCTCGCTCCTTCTGGCAGGAAAGATCGGGCCCCTTTCGTCCGAACAGATGAAAACGGTCAATATTGTCGCCCGACAAGGGGAGCACCTGCAGACCATGATCGAAAGCATCCTCGATATTTCACGGCTTGAGATCGGCAAACCGATCCCTTTAATCAAGGCCCCGATGTCAATCAAGCTTACTCTGGAAAGAACGATCGAAGCGATAAAACTGCAGGCCGACGAAAAGAAGATCGAGCTGGCAGCGGATATCTCCGGTTTTCTCCCCACGATCATCGGCGATGAGACCAAGATCAAACGGCTCTTTATTAACATCCTGGGGAACGCACTGAAGTTCACCCCCGAAGGTGGAAAGATCACAGTAAACGCCTTTGTTGATGATTCCCAGGTGAAGGTAGAAGTGATCGACAACGGGATCGGCATCAGCCAGGAAAACTTGGGGAAATTATTTGAAAAGTTCTTTCAGGCGGACAGCTCAATTACCCGAACAGCCGGCGGAATGGGAATGGGACTGGCGATCGCCAAGGAACTGGTCGAACTGCACGGCGGTAAAATTAAAGCTGAATCGGCCGGGCCCGGAAAGGGAAGCAAATTTACCTTTTCCCTGCCGATCAATTCTTTATAGGAAGGGAAACATGACATCCACGATCCTGCCGGTTGAGGTCCTTGGAACAGGTTATTATGTTCCACCCAATATCGTCACCAATCATGATTACGAGTTGAAGTACGGCGTCTCCCCGGAATGGATCAAACAGGTGACCGGGGTTGAAAAAAGGCATATCGCCACCCCCGACCTGGCCTGCTCCGACCTGGCCCGCCCGGCGGCCGAGCTCGCCCTCAAGAATGCCGGGCTGGGCCCCGAAGAGATCGACCTGATCATCCTGACCTCAATGGGACCGGACTTTGCCTCTCCCCCGACATCCGCCATTGTCCAGGGGCAGATTGGCGCGATCAACGCCGGCGCGTTCGACCTTGACTGCGCCTGCCTCGGTTTCCCCTGGGCCTTTTTTGTCGCCGCCAACCTGATCAATTCAGGCGGGTTCAACAAGATCATGCTTATCAGCTCCGAGCTCGGCTCGCGCTGTTCCAATTATAACGACCCCAACAGTTTTGTTCTGCTGGGTGACGGGGCCGGGGCGGCGATCATCGGGAAAAGTCGCGGCCAGGGTAAAGGAATTCTCTCCCATTATTTTAAAACTGACGGCAAACAGGCCGACGTCGCTTCGATCAGGGCCTGGGGATCGCGTCATTCACGCCTGACCCCGGAAGAGATAGACAACTTTGCCTTCAACATGCAAGGAAAAAAGATCTATAAATTCGCGACCGCGGCCCTGCCGGAAGTCATCGATAAGCTTGTCGGACTGGCCAAGATCGCCAAGTCCGAACTTTCCCTGGTGATCCCCCACCAGGCCAACCGCCGTATTATAGAAGCGGCCAGAAAAAGAAGCGGCTTGCCCGAGGAATCTTTTTTCATTAATATTCAGGATTTTGGCAACACCGGATCGGCGACCATTGCCATTGCCTTTGCTCAAGCAGCGGAACAGCAGCGGCTCATCCCCGGCAAGAAAATTATCCTGGCCGGCTTTGGCGCCGGACTTTCCTGGGGAGGGATCCTTGTTCAAACTTAAGGAGAAACAATGGGACATTATTTGACCACCTTTTTTTCCGGACTGATAACCCTCTCCCTGGGAATATTTGTCTTTTATTTTTCCACCAATAAAGACATCAAGCCCAAGTTCCTTGTTTTCTGCTTAGCGATCGCCGGCTGGAATTTTGCCGGCAGCATCATGGAATTCCAGGTTCATCGTCACATCGTTCCTTTTCTCGCCTCAAGAATAAGCATCGCTTTCGCTTCTCTGGTTTTTCCCGCCTTCCTGGACTTTGTCTTTTCCTTTCCCAAAAAAGATGACGATCAGAAAAAAACTTATTTTATTTATCTTTTTTATCTTTTAGGGGTTATTTCCGCCGTCATCTCCTTAACTTCTGGTTATGTTCAACAGTTCATCTTTGACCAAGGAGGAGGGGTCCTGCGGGTCTTCCGGCCCAGCTTCTTATATTTTGTCCTATTTGCCATTGCCAGCCTTTTATACGGCTTATATCTGCTGGTCAAAAAATACCTGGCGGTTAGAAGCCGGGCTGACCGCTCGCGCCTGAATTATCTGATACTGGGGATCGCTTCGGGTTTTTCTTTTGCCGTTATTTTCAGCATCATTCTGCCGACCATAAAGATAAACCGCTTCTTTTATTTAGGGGAGCTTGGCCCGCTCGCTTTTGTCGGCCTCACCACTTACGGCATCTTAAAGTACCGTTTGATGAACATTGTACTGGTGCTCAAAAAAACTACCGCTTATTCCCTGATCACCACCGGGATAACCTTCATCTATTTAGCGCTCATCATCTCTTTTGAAATGCTGTTCCGGAGCATTTATTCCGGACAGTATTCGATCTGGATGGCCCTGCCGGCAGCGCTGGTCATCGCTATCACTTTTATTCCGATGCGCAATTACTTTCAGGGGATAACCGACCAGCTCTTTTTCCGCCAATCCATTGAATACCGCAAGATCCTCCGGGAAGTGACCCACGCCATCTCTTCGGTCACCGACCTTAAGGTCCTCTTTCGGCTCATTGACCAGACGGTGGTCAGGGTAATGTGCATTAAAACCGTTTCGGTCCTGTTGCTGGAAGAAAAACAGGGCCATTATGTGGTAGAAAAGACCAACGGCTTGCCTAAAACGTTTGAAGGGGTCTCTTTGAAGAAAGACAACCCTCTTATTGTTTACCTGAACGAGATTAAAGAGCCTGTCCGGCTCGATGAATTACGGGAACAATTCTATGACCAGCCAGGCAAAGAAGAAAGGGGAAAACTGGCGGAGATCATTAAAGAACTGGAAAATCTTTCCTCGGCGGTTGCGGTCCCCTCTTTCGTTAAAAACAGGCTGGTTGGCGTATTAACGCTGGGAGAAAAATTGTCCGAAGAACCGTACAACCAGGAAGATATTGAATTGATCTCAACCATGGCCTCGGAAGCCGGGATTGCCATCGAGAACGCCAAGCTCTACCGCGACATCGTCGAAACCAAGGATTATCTCAATTCAATCATCCAAAACAGCGACGACGCGATCTTCACCCTCGATCTGGACGGCACCGTCCTCACCTGGAATTCCGGAGCGGAAAAGATCTTCGGCCGCCCTCCGGTCTTCCTTAGCCAAAGCGAAACCCAGGAGTTTGTCGGCCGGATCAGCGCCGGAGAAGAAATCAAGGCGCTCGAGGTCGGAATCAACACCAGAGAGAGGGGCCGGGTCGATCTGCTATTGTCCTGCTCTCCCATCAAGGGGGCCGAGGAAAAAATGATCGGCGCCTCCCTGATCCTCAAAGATATCAGCGGGCTCAAAAAAGTCGACCAGACCAAGCGGGAATTTCTCTCTATCGTCAGCCACGAACTCCGCACCCCCCTCACCCCGATCAAAGGATATGTCTCCATCCTTCTCCAGGGGAATATCGGCCCGCTGGAACCACGCCAAAAAAACGCCCTAGAAACAGTCCTTAAGAACACCAATCACTTGCAGGATCTGATCGAATCGATCATCGACATCTCCCGCCTTGAGGCCGGCAAGCCCCTGGAAACCGAGAAGGAACCTTTCTTTTTGGAAAAAATGATCAAAGAGAGCGTCGATAACGCCGCCCCTTCTTTCACCGCCAAGGGGATCGGCCTTTCTTTTGATCATCACGACGGGGACATCGCGGTGATCGGCGACCGGAAGAAAATAACCCAGGTCATGGACAATCTCCTCGGCAATTCCTTGAAATTTACTCCGGCCGGAGGAGCGGTCAAAGTCACCATGAACCGAGAAGAAGGGGGCGTCAGGATTACCGTCTCTGATACCGGGATTGGACTGGACGGAAAAAATCTTTTTAAAATATTCGAGCGTTTCTTCCAGGTAGACAGCTCATATACCAGGGCGACCGGCGGGATCGGCATGGGACTGGCGATTGCTAAAGAGGTCGTGGAAGCGCACGGGGGACGAATCTGGGCGGAATCGGAAGGACCGGGACATGGATCGAAATTTATTTTTACCCTGCCGCTTAGTTAAGCGTAATACCAGGCGACCGTTCGCTTCAACCCTTCTTTAATATCGCAGGCGGCTTGCCAGTTAAGTTCTTTTTTGGCCAGGCGGCAGTCAAGGACACTGCGAAAAAGCTCGCCCGCCCGCGGCGGGGCGTAAACGGCCGCTTGATCAAATTTGAACTGCTCTTTTAGAATACCATAAAGCTGGTTGACCGATGTCCCTACCCCGGTCCCAATGTTAAATAACCGGTTATCCCCTTTTGTTAAAGCGATGAGATTGGCTCTGGCAACCTCTCCAACATAAATATAATCCCGTAATTGCTCACCGTCGCCATAGATCGTCGGGACTTCTTTCTTTTTTATTTTCCCGCAGAAAATAGCGATCACCCCGGCTTCTCCCAGCGGGTCCTGGCGCGGGCCATAGACATTGCCGTAACGGAGGACCGTATATTTTAAACCATAAAGCTGTGAATAAGCGTGCAGATACATCTCAACCGAGCGCTTAGTGATCGCGTAAGGGGAGATCGGCTCCATGGGGTGGTCTTCCGCCGCCCCGTTTGGTTCTTTGACCTCGCCGTAAAGAGCTCCGCCGGTCGATGAAAAGATAATTTTTCCGACCTTAGCGTCCCGGGCGGCGTTAAGGAGGTTGAGCGTCCCAAGTTCGTTTATTTCAGCGTTAAAGATCGGGTCAGTGACCGATTTTCTGACATCGATCTGGGCCGCCAGATGGTTGATCAATTCCGGCTTGAAATCAGCAATTATCCCGGAGAGGGCCTGGTCCCGCAGATCATTCTGAAAAAAAACCGCTTTGGGGTTGAGGTTCTCCTTCTTGCCGGTCGAAATATTATCCAGGACAGCAACTTCATGCCCAGCGTCTAGATAACAGTCGACTATGTTTGAGCCGATAAATCCGGCCCCTCCGGTAACCAGGATCCTCATTTATTTTTTTTCGCCAAAAGTTCGTTGTAGATCCCTATGACTTGTTGAACGATGGTCTTCCAGCTGTATTTGGTCTCGACCTGCTGGCGGCCGTGGCGTCCCATCGCCTTGGCTTTTTCCGGATCGGCCAGGATCTGGCAGATCGCGGCGGCCAGCGCGTCAGGGTCCTGTTTAGGCACAAGCAAGCCGGACTGGCCGACATCCATTACGGCGTTCGGGCCAGGGATATCGGAGGCGACAATCGCGGTGTAGTTAGCCATCGCTTCCAGCTGGACGATCCCAAAAGCTTCCAGCCGATTGATCGACGGAAAAATGTAAGCGATCGAAGTGTAATAGAGCTCGACCAATTTGTCAAAGGTCGCCGTTCCCAGGAAAGTGATCGCCGGACCAATATTAAATTGGGTCACCAGGTCTAAAATATGGGCCTTCTCTTCCCCATCGCCGCAAATGACCAGCTTGGTGTCAGGGAATTTTTCCAGCACTTTTGGCATCGCCTTAACCAGATAATCGCACCCCTTGTTCCCCGCCAACCGGCCAAGAAAAAGGATCTGCCGGGGATTTTTCTTGTCCGGCGTCAGATTAAGTTTTTTCTGTATCTCGTCGATCTTATCGGAAAATATCCCGATCGGAATAACTTTGTGCGGAACATTTTTCATGACCGGCGAGGTTGAGGCGTAGGTTTCGGTCGTATTGTAGATCGTGTCCGCCTTGGCCAACAGCATCCTGGCGTAAAGGTTATTGGCCCCCTCAAATAACGGGACAAGCCATTGCGGAACAGGAACGCCGAAATACTTTTCCGAAACAGTAACGTCGCAATGGTAGGTCACGATCAAAGGCTGCTTGATCTTGCCGGCGACCGAACGGAGAAAGCTGAAAGCCGGCACGTGAACGTGAACGATATCGAAGCCTTCCAGCATTTTCAGGTTGAATTGGGTGCTGACCGGCAGATAACTGAACATATCGACCGCGTCAAGCCGGATAACTTTGATCCCTTCCGGCAGTGTTTCCCGGGCCGGCGCGTTCTTGGCTTTGGGCAAATTATTGGTGATGACCGTTACCTCGTGACCTTCTTTGATCAGCGCGGTGGAAAGATCCCGGACATATTTCTCGGTACCGCCGGTGTGAGGGAAAAAATACGGGGAAAGCATCACGATCTTCATATATTTGCTCCTTTTCGCCAAGCGTCGAATCTCGAATACAGATTCAACCAATAGTAGCGATCCGGCCTTTGGCTAAAGGATGGTAACATATACGGCCAGCGCATGCAAGACGAGCAGGCCGCTTCCCGACCCTGCCGTCCTCCCCGATTGTAAAAACAGGGTTTAACGAACTGCCCATCGGGCATGACGGTCAAGGTCGTCTCTTCGGCCAAACAGCGGGGGAAAATCAGATTATTCCCGCCCCGCTTGATAAATTCCAGCGCTGCCCGGTTGACCAAAACATGCTTCCGCCTGGCAAAATACAAAATATGGGCAATGGTCACTTTCTCAAAACCCTGTGTCCCATAATAATCATAGACCGGGGAAAGATTTAAATATACCCCCAGCCTTTTTGCCAAATCAACCATTTCCGGAAGGAAACGGACGCTGTCCCTGGTCATGGTATATTGAATGATCGCGGTTTCCCCAAGGCTTCTGGCATATTCGATCGCCGGCACGACCTGGTTAAAGCATTCCACTCCCCGGCTCCGATCGTGTTCTTCCATGATCGGATAATCAAGCGCAAAATATATGGCATGCGCCAACCCTTTCAGCTCCCGGCCGACTTCCTGGTAAAGGATCCCGTTGGTCATTAAACCGACCCAAAAATTATTTTTTCGCCCCTGACGCAATATTTCCGGCAGGTCGGCCCGCAGCAGCGGCTCCCCTCCGGTAATAAAAACTTTTCTCCCTCCCCGGATCCGCATTTCCCTGAATATTTTCTCATGGTCGGTCGTTTCAACGAACTGCTCCTGTTCCGTCCAAACACGGCAAAACTCGCAGGCATCGTTACAGCGCAGGGTTATATAATAATTGCAGGTTTTTGACATCTAATCTAAACAGCACTTTTTTTGGCGCTCGATCTTCAGCTTGAGCCGGCCAAGCTCGGTGATCGCTTCTTTCTCCCGCAGTTGGATCTCCAGTTTAATGGCAACCAGCTCCGCCTCCGCTTCTCTGTCCCCAAGATTTTTTTCCCAGGTCTCGCGCCAATGCTCTTTTGTCCGCTTAAGTTTGTTTAAAACCCTCCGGCGGAGGCATTCAAAAGAGAATTCCAGTTCAGTTATCCCCATCAGGCGCGCCTTAATTTCGGCAGGAGAACGCCGATCACCCCGACCAAAAGAAGGGCCCAGCCAAGCATCGCCATCGAATTAGTTATCCCGGCCAGATCGGCGATCCAGCCAAATAATACGACCGGGAGAGTAAAAGCGGAATTGACCAGCATATTTTGCACGCCGAAGACCCGCCCCCTGATCTGCCGCGGGATCCGATGTTGTAAGATGGTCTGAATCGTCGAGGTAATATAAATATTGCCGACCCCGAGCAGGGTGATCAAGACCAAGGCCAGGCGCAGATCTTTGACCATGGCCAGCCAAACGATCAGTCCGCCGGAAAGAAGAAAGCTCGCGGTCACGATCGTTCCCATCTTTAAGAAATACCTGATCCGCTCCAGGGTGAACATCCCGATCAGCATGCCGACCCCGACCGCGATGATCAGATAGCCAAAATTCCTCTCGCCGATCTTTAAC
This DNA window, taken from Candidatus Margulisiibacteriota bacterium, encodes the following:
- a CDS encoding S-layer homology domain-containing protein — its product is MFKLIINLLLLFVLTGAALGQTDEVKIKDLPADHWAYSAVYDLIRLGVTKGFPDGTYRGDQPITRYETALFLSKIADSLEGKDFEKKLGDLRDQIVELKRRPKSNDEMEVAGQYASRWEAGNVLATKGAKPGTLGNYRLMVTASREFSEGAGIKINLDTMDYGFYDDGTGAAGRGKLVPELMDVESRIKLEPVEVKVILGPGPKRHIADPTGSVPSDIGVTYLRPDSGVLAITQLYGAEIKGGFYSRPQGDFSGKVNSSLLTGSVGFNLNVVKLELTGDYLSSGSFSVADRTARAKVAVTAPFGEKVTASGTVGFGTEKKRMMVAGSVSLNDPWDTGTVFTVQAAKIGAEYISPAFVEDRFDFAGYDNFNRPLENGTVNFGGKLVQLVAENARLFGRGDIRVGSDLKYTGDLARFTAEGGIIYSLSPNIDLDAAYRVHQDMQLGDASDLAAVGLMYRF
- a CDS encoding S-layer homology domain-containing protein — encoded protein: MMIKKLTIIFLMLSPFLLLPVPSVFAFSDDGDVYRLKDVPYGHYAYGAVARLLELGVTKGFPDDTYQGHKPLSRYEGAAFLTKFETAEDKLQAEHEKLLAELRAEVNLLKIPKKENLFSFRGMMDGEVRSGQVGGASNSQFSYRLALDLDQKFDESSGLKIGFDSMDSGFNNAQRDLVRELLAVEGWIKFNGSTLTVSSGPGDVVHLSDPLFPSENGTVYRRLKRGVKLATSYRNTAFGVEYLARSSDPTGLVSEEELSFPLLQNFRGFKVGINPRLFVNGERKAAHFDLTVRAAPTANLRYELLIGAGRLTDFDQGLYFKGELSLWNKLTLIGQKIGGLHRGEGYYPIYDTFSHPLSDGAYELGFRYWHEFNNYYLLLAGDQVGPGSNQIAELTLGNKLSAYSMLELKYRLAGGVIASSIAQLGLKTVF
- a CDS encoding HAMP domain-containing histidine kinase, with product MKIKIEKLQAYIAIKWGLVLISSPALIFGLLIGGVSAAEFLFLSLLLILSSAINFYLFYLERKTDFSRKRLYAPVFFDIFLIILAINYSGGIESGWLYLPAVFILVVSMIFPLYQSLAYTAFAYLLLVALFLAQYFNVMPHHAMISGLQLPWRAQGFFVDRLSSYFALYFLTALAGSLLNRQIEKGLQQATLSQTESENSRRALMNIASDLKSAQQDLESRVKERTASLEKIKAELELKVRARTADLENSRKAILHMMKDLKEDIKKLREVDQIKTEFLSMISHELRTPLTLIKGYVSLLLAGKIGPLSSEQMKTVNIVARQGEHLQTMIESILDISRLEIGKPIPLIKAPMSIKLTLERTIEAIKLQADEKKIELAADISGFLPTIIGDETKIKRLFINILGNALKFTPEGGKITVNAFVDDSQVKVEVIDNGIGISQENLGKLFEKFFQADSSITRTAGGMGMGLAIAKELVELHGGKIKAESAGPGKGSKFTFSLPINSL
- a CDS encoding ketoacyl-ACP synthase III, with the protein product MTSTILPVEVLGTGYYVPPNIVTNHDYELKYGVSPEWIKQVTGVEKRHIATPDLACSDLARPAAELALKNAGLGPEEIDLIILTSMGPDFASPPTSAIVQGQIGAINAGAFDLDCACLGFPWAFFVAANLINSGGFNKIMLISSELGSRCSNYNDPNSFVLLGDGAGAAIIGKSRGQGKGILSHYFKTDGKQADVASIRAWGSRHSRLTPEEIDNFAFNMQGKKIYKFATAALPEVIDKLVGLAKIAKSELSLVIPHQANRRIIEAARKRSGLPEESFFINIQDFGNTGSATIAIAFAQAAEQQRLIPGKKIILAGFGAGLSWGGILVQT
- a CDS encoding GAF domain-containing protein yields the protein MGHYLTTFFSGLITLSLGIFVFYFSTNKDIKPKFLVFCLAIAGWNFAGSIMEFQVHRHIVPFLASRISIAFASLVFPAFLDFVFSFPKKDDDQKKTYFIYLFYLLGVISAVISLTSGYVQQFIFDQGGGVLRVFRPSFLYFVLFAIASLLYGLYLLVKKYLAVRSRADRSRLNYLILGIASGFSFAVIFSIILPTIKINRFFYLGELGPLAFVGLTTYGILKYRLMNIVLVLKKTTAYSLITTGITFIYLALIISFEMLFRSIYSGQYSIWMALPAALVIAITFIPMRNYFQGITDQLFFRQSIEYRKILREVTHAISSVTDLKVLFRLIDQTVVRVMCIKTVSVLLLEEKQGHYVVEKTNGLPKTFEGVSLKKDNPLIVYLNEIKEPVRLDELREQFYDQPGKEERGKLAEIIKELENLSSAVAVPSFVKNRLVGVLTLGEKLSEEPYNQEDIELISTMASEAGIAIENAKLYRDIVETKDYLNSIIQNSDDAIFTLDLDGTVLTWNSGAEKIFGRPPVFLSQSETQEFVGRISAGEEIKALEVGINTRERGRVDLLLSCSPIKGAEEKMIGASLILKDISGLKKVDQTKREFLSIVSHELRTPLTPIKGYVSILLQGNIGPLEPRQKNALETVLKNTNHLQDLIESIIDISRLEAGKPLETEKEPFFLEKMIKESVDNAAPSFTAKGIGLSFDHHDGDIAVIGDRKKITQVMDNLLGNSLKFTPAGGAVKVTMNREEGGVRITVSDTGIGLDGKNLFKIFERFFQVDSSYTRATGGIGMGLAIAKEVVEAHGGRIWAESEGPGHGSKFIFTLPLS
- a CDS encoding NAD-dependent epimerase/dehydratase family protein, coding for MRILVTGGAGFIGSNIVDCYLDAGHEVAVLDNISTGKKENLNPKAVFFQNDLRDQALSGIIADFKPELINHLAAQIDVRKSVTDPIFNAEINELGTLNLLNAARDAKVGKIIFSSTGGALYGEVKEPNGAAEDHPMEPISPYAITKRSVEMYLHAYSQLYGLKYTVLRYGNVYGPRQDPLGEAGVIAIFCGKIKKKEVPTIYGDGEQLRDYIYVGEVARANLIALTKGDNRLFNIGTGVGTSVNQLYGILKEQFKFDQAAVYAPPRAGELFRSVLDCRLAKKELNWQAACDIKEGLKRTVAWYYA